The stretch of DNA TAATATTCTGAGTTCCTCCTTCAAATCTATAAGGAACTTCTTCTAATTTAAAATCTTTGTTTTTAAGACTTGTGATTGTCCCTCCACCAAGATTTGTTGGGGATAACTTTTCTAATAATTCTTTTTTTCCATACAAAAATCCAGTTCCACTAGGTCCAAGTAGACCTTTATGTCCAGGAGCAGCTATGAAATCAGCATTAACTTTTTTAATATCAATTTCTCCATGCCCAATTGATTGAGCAACATCTAATAAAATATAAACATCTTCATGCTCATGAACTATTTTTGAAATTTCTTCTATGTCTTGACAAGATCCAATAGAATTAGAAACATGAGTAATAGCTACTATTTTAGTATTATCATCAATCAACTCATCAATTCTTAATGGATCAATTATTCCGTTTGAATCAGCTTCAGCTATTTTCACATCAATTGAAAGATCATTAGTTTTTTCAATATTTAACCAAGGAATATAATTGGAATGATGTTCAATGTTTGAAATAACTATATTATTATTTTTTTCAAAAGAAAAACCATTAGCTAGAGTATTAATAGCACTGGTTGTATTTTGAGTGAAAATAATCTCATCATTTGAAGCATTGATTAGGTTAGCTATTTTTTCTCTAGTATTTTCTACTTTCTGCCCAGTTTTAATAGCTGTTTTATATGCTCCTCGACCAATATTTGCATTATAATTATAGTAATAATCATCAATAGCTTCAACAACAGGTTTTGGGGTGAGGCTGGTACTTGCAGAGTCAAGATAAGTAATATTTTTTAAAATAGGAAAATCATTTCTAATTTTTTCTATTGAAGTCAAAAAATTCCTCCTATTTTAATATTTAAATATTATATTTTTCAGCTATGATTCTTTTATCTAAATTTTACTTTCTAAAGTTATGTTTTTTAGAATCTTATTAGAATTTTATTTTTTAAATCCTATTGTCCTATTTTTTAAAATTCTATTTTCTCTTTTATAGCTTCAGACATTTCTATTGTAGTAGATTTTCCGCTCAAATCTCCAGTAACAGTTTTACTTTCTGATAAAACTTTTAAAATAGCCTTATCAATAGCATTAGCTGCTTCTTTTTCACCTAAATATTCAAGCATCATAATAGCTGATAATATCAT from Methanobrevibacter arboriphilus JCM 13429 = DSM 1125 encodes:
- a CDS encoding aminotransferase class V-fold PLP-dependent enzyme — protein: MTSIEKIRNDFPILKNITYLDSASTSLTPKPVVEAIDDYYYNYNANIGRGAYKTAIKTGQKVENTREKIANLINASNDEIIFTQNTTSAINTLANGFSFEKNNNIVISNIEHHSNYIPWLNIEKTNDLSIDVKIAEADSNGIIDPLRIDELIDDNTKIVAITHVSNSIGSCQDIEEISKIVHEHEDVYILLDVAQSIGHGEIDIKKVNADFIAAPGHKGLLGPSGTGFLYGKKELLEKLSPTNLGGGTITSLKNKDFKLEEVPYRFEGGTQNISGIIGLGRAIEYINNIGISKIKKHTQYLTRELYTLLSEIDNVILYGDLENIFNIVSFNIKGVNPYDVSKILDETENICVRSGFHCAIPSLNLINANEGTVRASIHCYNNLNDIQKLVDCVNELSKFF